GACCACCCGCTACGAGGCATGGTCGTTCCCCGATTTCGGCACCGGCGCCGCGGCGCTGCGCGCGGTGGTGCAGACCGGCACCGGGCCCACGGTGATCCGCCTGTCCGACGAGGCCGAGACCGGAGTGAATCTGGCGACCACCGAGAGCATCGGCGAGCAGACCATCACCGGCGGATGCCTGGCCATCACCGCGTTCGAGGGGTCCGCGGCGCACACCGAGAGCCGCCACGACGAAACCGCGGCCGTTCTGCGTGCACACGGTGGCACCTCACTCGGCGACGGCGCGGCCCGGGCCTGGGAGCACGGCCGGTTCAACGCGCCGTATCTGCGCGATTCCCTACTCTCGGCCGGCGCGTTGTGCGAGACCCTGGAGACCGCGACGAACTGGTCGAATATCGCCGCGCTCAAGGCCGCGGTCACCGAGGCGCTCACCGAAACGCTGGGCCAGGCCCTGGTGATGTGCCATATTTCGCACGTGTACCCCACCGGAGCGTCGCTGTACTTCACGGTGGTCGCCGCCCAGCAGGGCGACCCGATCGAACAGTGGCGGCGGGCCAAGACCGCCGCGTCGGAGGCGATGGTGCGGACCGGGGCGACCATCACCCATCATCACGCCGTGGGCGCCGATCACCGGCCGTGGATGCGGGCCGAGGTGGGTGACCTCGGTGTCGAGGTCCTGCGGGCGGTCAAGTCCGTGCTCGATCCGGCCGGAATCATGAACCCGGGCAAGCTGATCCCGTGATCAAGCGGGTCACCGTCCTGACCAACCCGGCGTCGGGACACGGCAGCGCTCCGCATGCCGCCGAACGCGCCGTCGCACAGTTGCACCGGCGCGGGGTCGACGTGGTGGCCGTCGCGGGCCGAGATCCCGCTCATGCCCGTCAGCTCGTCGAGGGCGCCCTCGAACGCGGGATGGACGCGCTGGTCGTGGTGGGCGGTGACGGGATCATCTCGCTGGCATTACAGGTTCTGGCCACGACCGGTATCCCGCTCGGCATCATCCCGGCGGGCACCGGTAACGACCACGCCCGCGAGTTCGGCATTCCGACAAAGGATCCCGAGGCCGCGGCCGATATCGTCGTCGACGGCCGGGCGGCGACGGTGGATCTGGGACGCATCGTCGGTGCCGACGGGACCCAGCGCTGGTTCGGCACCGTCATGGCCGCCGGTTTCGACTCGCTGGTGACCGACCGGACCAACCGGATGCGGTGGCCGCACGGCCGGATGCGCTACAACCTCGCAATGGTCGCCGAGATCTCTGCCCTGCGGCTGTTACCGTTCCGACTGATATTCGACGGTGTCGAGGTGCAGACCGACCTCACGCTGGCGGCGTTCGGCAACACCCGCAGCTACGGCGGAGGGATGCGGATCTGTCCTGGCGCTGATCCGACCGACGGGCTGCTCGATGTCACCATGGTGGCGTCGGCATCACGAACCCGGCTGATCCGCCTGTTCCCCACCGTCTTCCGGGGCACCCATGTCGATCTCGACGAGGTGCAGACCCGGCGGGCCCGGGTGATCACGGTCGACTGCCCGGGAATCAACGCCTACGCCGACGGAGAGTTCGTCTGCCCGTTACCCGTCGAGGTGTCCGCGGTACCGGGTGCGCTGACGGTGCTGAGACCCTGACGCGGACCCCGCGGACCCGAAGAAGACCCCGGGGATCAGCCGATCAGCACTCGCCGTGTTCGTTGACCGACACCCGCGGGACCGTGTGCGGGGCGATCTCGCTTCCCGGGTCGGG
The sequence above is drawn from the Mycolicibacterium neoaurum VKM Ac-1815D genome and encodes:
- a CDS encoding diacylglycerol kinase, which produces MKRVTVLTNPASGHGSAPHAAERAVAQLHRRGVDVVAVAGRDPAHARQLVEGALERGMDALVVVGGDGIISLALQVLATTGIPLGIIPAGTGNDHAREFGIPTKDPEAAADIVVDGRAATVDLGRIVGADGTQRWFGTVMAAGFDSLVTDRTNRMRWPHGRMRYNLAMVAEISALRLLPFRLIFDGVEVQTDLTLAAFGNTRSYGGGMRICPGADPTDGLLDVTMVASASRTRLIRLFPTVFRGTHVDLDEVQTRRARVITVDCPGINAYADGEFVCPLPVEVSAVPGALTVLRP